CTGAACGCACCAATCCATGGCGGATTAGAAACGTGTGCTCCAAACTCGCTAAGTCCGTCAATAACCTGAGCCTGAGTGTCAAGAATGCAGAGCTTATTATTCCCGCATGCATGGCGAGCATGCAAAGACGATAAAAGAAAATCTTGCGTGATGGATCGGCTTTCTCCCTTGACTTGGCTATAACCACGCGAGACTATTTGATCAAGCTCGGATAGCTTGTGGTCACTGCAAATTGTGATTTCATCTTGATATTGCGCATGATTACAATCAAAGCTTGGCCGAAAGCTCTTAGCGCTAGCCTCCGATGCACTAAAAAGTGCAAATAGGCCCATCAAGACATTCATCTAAAGAGCGATTTGAATCATGGAATTTCAGACGAATTGATTATCTTTATTTATTAATAAGGCTACATGGCGCTTGTCAAGTAACGATTGATCTCAGGCTTCTGGCCTTAGCACCGTTGGCTTTCAAGCTGAGCTCTGGGAGCGATCTGCTCTGTGAGCAAGATCACAATCTCCGCTGATTCAGATCATCGAGTGATCCGTTGAATCCAGCAATGGTGAATGAATCGGAGCATGAACTCCGCTGAATTCAACCATTTGTATTTTTGAAAATGACAGAGCAACGCAAACTCACGGCTCAACGAGTCCGCGAAGACGCAAATGCTTTAGCTGCCGGGCGCGTCCAGCCGCAACATCAAGCCAACGGCGACGAACAGCGCTACGAATCCGCGAGCTACCCGATGAGCTTCACCAAGGGGCTTGATCACAACACAACCACTGGCTTGGTTGAGCAATCAGGAGACTTCGAGGCGTTCCGTTCCGCCATTGACAATGGCTTTGCCGAGGACTTCACCCGGCAAGTACCGGTACCGCACGCTGAGCCGCGTCGTAAGTGGGAGGCCCCGACTGCTGGCACGGTCTACGAACTGCAGGGACCTGACCCTCAGGCCGTCACCATTCCGCCTGCTCCGGCGCTGTGCAGCGATGAGCTGACCTTTGAAATAGCGGAGGTTTACGAACTAGCGCTATTACGTGACCTGCCCTTCAACGCCTTCGTTGCGGGCGGTGGCTCAGCGGCATTAGCTGATTCGACCGCTCGCCTCAACAACCTTGCCTATGCCCAGGACGGGTTCAACAGCCGGCCGCGCAAGACCAACAGCAGCAAGCAACTCGACGCGCAAACGGTCTTTCGTGGATCCAGTCCGGGCGTTGAGCGAGGTCCCTACCTCTCGCAATTCATGCTCATCGGCAATGCCAGTCCGAGTGAGGGCATCACGCCAGATCAAGGTTTCATCAACTTCGGTGCCCAGAGGATCGACCAGCGCGTGCTGGAGGCGAGGCAGCAAGACGACTACATGATGAAGTGGGATGACTGGCACCGGGTTGAGCAGGGCTATGAAGTAAGAGGGGATCGTTTCGATCCCTGCAAGTCCTCGGGACCGGGGCAGGCCTTCACCGGCCAGCGGCGATTTATCCATACACCCCGTGATCTAGCGACGTACGTCCATGTGGATGCGCTGTATCAGGCCTATCTCAATGCCTGCCTGCTGTTGCTTGGCAACGGCACCCCGTTTGATCCTGGGTTCGATCTTCTTTCAGGAGGAGGCGAAGGCCTACTCCATGACCCTGCCAGTGGCCAGAAAGTGCCCTTGAACGCTGGTGGCTTTGCCCTCTGGGGCGGCCCCCATGTGCTCAGCCTGGTGACGGAGGTGGCAACGCGTGGGCTCAAGGCCGTGCGCTATCAAAAGTTCAACAACCATCTACGCCTTCGCCCTGAGGCCCTGGCAGCGCGGATTGAAAAGGCTCAGGAGATCGAATCCCGCTTCCCCGAGATCTGCGGTTGCTTCAGCGAGATGGCCAGCGACCTCCAACAAACAGTGGATTTAATTCGCAATCACAACCAGTCTCTCGCTGGGGACGCCACGGCTCTGCTGCCGATGGCTTTCGCAGAAGGTTCGCCGATGCACCCTGCCTATGGCGCCGGACACGCCACCGTTGCAGGTGCGTGTGTGACCATTCTCAAAGCCTTTTTCAACACCTCCGCACTCTTCGTCAAGATCAACGATTTAGCTGGTTTCTATAGCAAGCAACACATCTTGGATCGCCTCAAGTGTGGTGATTCTGTTGAAGCCGGGGCCTACCAGGTGACCGACTGCGGCAAGAGGCTGGAGTTCGAACGATGCGGTTCCTTCCACTTAATCGAGGGGAAGGACGCCACATTCAAGCCAGATGGGACAACAAACAAATCTTGTTGCCCTCTAACGCTGGAAGGAGAGCTCAACAAGCTGGCTGCGAACATCTCGATTGGTCGCAATATGGCGGGCGTGCATTATTTCTCTGACTACTACGACAGCCTTCGTATGGGCGAGGAAATAGCGATCGGCATCCTCGAAGAGCAGGCCCTCTGCTACAAAACGGATCCCTTCGTACTCAGCGTGCCCACATTCGATGGTGATGTGCGTCGCATCGGTCAGCGATAATTCTTGCGCTATGAGAATCGCGAAGGATTCCAACTAACAGAACCAATCAGCGGCGCGCACTTCTGACGCGTCCGCTGATTATTTGCGTTAGCCGCCCCCCTTACAAAAACTGAAGTCGGATTGCAATGAACGTACGCGAAAGATTGAAGGCAGGCCGTGCCACAACGAAAGATGCTTTGGAGTTGTTCGATGTACTTAAGCCCGTGGATGTTGACTTCATGCTTGGCAATTGGAAGGGCGAAGGCTTTCATACCAACCACCCAATGGATGGACTTCTCGAGACCTATCACTGGCATGGGAAACGCTTTGAAAGTCTCGAAGATGTTCATCCCTTGGTGTTTTCAACACGTCGCGGAGGCGTTGCCAACGTCAACCCCGGCTTGATGGGGTCGGCGTTGAATCTGCCCATGCCAAAGTCAGCGATCGTGGGTCGCATCTTCCAAGCACTTCTACCTTTTCTTACAACATCCCAGTCCAGGGCTCGGTTGCGCATGACAGCCTATCGGGGAAAGTCGAGCGCAACCATGATTTACGACCAGCTGCCGATTAACGACGTGTTTCGCAAAATTGATCGGAATACCGTATTCGGCGTTATGGATTTGAAAGGAATGAAGTTGCCGTTCTTCTTCATCCTTCAGCGTGAGCAGGGGAGCGAACATTTTCTTAGAAGCGAGCGGCCTTAATGGGCCACTATTTAAATCAAGAGCGAGACAAAAACTCTTATTATCGCCGCAGAACTGGTGCAGATTGACGCTCCATCACACTTACAACGACTGAACAACACCCAAAATCGTACTGACTGATAGCGGCTGCTCTGCTGAGCTCATACAGCCCATACACATGCCCTGAGAACATCATCTGATGAAGAAACCATCGGAAATGGTTTCATCCATTTGCAGTCAATTCTGCGGGCTGGAAGCCCGCAGAATTGAACTTGGCATGGGTGAAGCCGACTACTCCATGGGTGCTAAACACCTAGCCCCTTTCCCAAGGGTCATAAATAAGTGCAAAGAAGATCAGTTCAAAGAGGTTTTTTGCATCGCCACAGGGATGCGAGGCACGGGGAAGCCTGCCTGACCTAGCACTTCAACAATCATGCGATTCGCATCAAAATAGACTTGCCAGTAGTGACTGATGTGTGCGTAAGGACGGACAGCTAAACGTGGCCCCCTCTCACTGAATTCAAGAACCTCAACTTCGGCCTCAATTTCACTCGCTTGATTAGGAACTTTCTGAATCCCTTCCTTCAGCAAAGTGATCGCCCTAGCAACATCAGCGCTGTTATCGAGTTGAGCAACAAGATCAACACGGCGATAAGGCGTTGCCGAGTAATTCTTGATTGTGTCACCAAAAAGCTTGGCGTTGCCCACAATATTCACAACATTGTCGATAGAGGTAATCGAGGTGACGAACATACCCACCTCATTCACAGTGCCTTCAACACCACCTCCATCGATATAGTCACCTACCGAGATCGGCCTAAAAAGCTGCAGGAATACACCAGCAGCGAAGTTGCCCAGCATGCCACTCCAAGCTGCGCCGATCGCAATACCAGCACCAGCGAGCAGGGCAGCGAAACTAGTGGTTTCGACGCCAAAGAAGCCAAGAATGGCAACAATAAGAACAACCCGAAGCACCACTCCAATGATGCTTAAAAGGTAATTAACTAGTGTTGAATCAAGAGTGCCCTGCCTAAAGAACCGTCTTAAAAGTCGGAGAGCCAAACCAATCAGCCAGCCACCAACGACCCATAGAGCAGCCGCACCAACAAGCTTAAAAAGAAAAGGAACAATCAACGCCGAGACGGCATCAAAGCTAAAAACCAAGAAAACTGAAGGGAACACCCCCATGAGATTCAGAACCTTTGAATCACTGCAGTACAAGAATGACAAGTCGATACATTGATGTCAGCCAATTAGCAGCAAATTCACAAAATCTCGGCATTCACAATCGACAGTCCACTGCAACAGAAACTCGCCACAATAAACGGCACAAAAAGAAACCAAGGGAACACCTACAAAAGAGCAACAAACAGCTTCTGGCAACGCTAAATGGTTATCAATATCATGGATGCCACGGTTAGATACTAATCCTAACGCCTACATCCCAAGCAAAACTTAGCGCCTACAGATCGATTCGAGCATCGCATAAAGCAAACTATAAGTGGTTTTTAAGGAAATTCTCATCAACGCAAATTGCCCGATCAGCAATTAACCAGGATCCTAATAACCAACAAAAACAGTTAAATGCACTAAAGTCGCAGAATTAATCCATAGCGATTCGTCCTGACACATAAATCGACAGCAACCAGCTGACACCAGCAAACACCAACCACTTAAAGATTGATAAGTTTTCAACATTCACAGAGCTGCCACTGATGCATGAACCGTATTAGTGAATCAAAATGCAATCAGATAGCTGAAAGTGATGCGCAGCCTAACCATGATCGTTGCAGGGGTGCTCGTGAGCGCTTGTAGCCAATATCAAAGTCTTCCCACACCTCAAAAAAATATCAGCACCCTTCAATGTGGAGAGATTGGAACGGTGCAATACAGCTCTTGGACCCAGGGAGACGCAATGAAGACATCGATCACCATCGGATCCAAAACCTGGAATGGAACAGAAGAGGGAGGGAGTATGCGTTTCTTCACTCCCGACCAACCATCAGAAAACAGCCCGTGGATGAACTTCTACCAGGACAAAGCCTGGCTTTATCTGAACTACAAAGGTGATGAAGGCTGGAGGGATCTGAATGGAGAGCAATCCTCTCAATACCGAAGCACCCATCCTGAGTTGAAAACGATTGAATGCACACCAGTCAATCGTGATGACAGCATCGTGGGCTATTGGCAAAGCAACGACACTTCCAGACCCTGGATCAGCATTTCCTATACAGGAAATAACAACAATACCTTCAATATCGAAGCATGCCCTAACCCACAAGATGCAAAAGGCCAGGCAAGCTGCCTCAGCCAAACAGGGACATGGAACAATGACACAACCTTTCAATATGAATCAAGTAATTCACAAGAGATCGTTGGACGAGTGAATCTAATAGATGACGAAATCACACTGTTATCTGATAATCAAAAGGTTGACACCTGGGTTCGCAAAGCACAATCCATGCTCTGCAGCTTCAATGGTGAAGCACTCAAGCAGGCTACGATTCGCGACGGCACGCTGATCAAGATCAAGTGGTCCGACGGTCCCAAAATGACCTACAGACCCATAGCCCCCGCACAAAATCAAATCTATCAAGATACACTCGGTGGACGTTGGAAGGTGATAAATCGTCTTCAAGGGATCGATGGCACACTAAAACTGGTCAATGTCGGCAACCAAAACACAATTGCTTGCCAACCAAAGCCTGAGAACAATGAATGAAGATGTGCATGACGAGCAAATGAAAAACGACGACGGTTGTGATGTTGCAATTAGAGATTGCAACACTGAATAAGTGCACGAAGGGCCGACAAGCTCCTGATCAACCCAGTCGTTAACTTGATTGCTCTTTTCGTGCTTCTTGGTGATCCCCTTTCCATAAATGAATGCCTCATATCCTGGCAGCGCTTGCACCTCTGCTGCCCTTGTCAGGAGGCATGATTGAAGGAGTGATCGCTGAATAGAGCCTCAATCAATGGTGGAACTTCAACACAGTTGTGGTACACAACCTCGCGATGAACGTTCAAATTGTTTTCTTTGCTTTGTTGTCATGAAAGAGGTCAGTCATGTTGAGACAACAGATTGCTTGAGAAAAAACTCCATGGATTCAAAAGCGCGCGTCAGGCCAAGAGCGATCGGCCAAAAACGGTGGTTGCATAACCTTGAGACACAGCTGATCTCCATGCGTCATAGATTCATCAACACTAAACTCAATGGGGTTAATCAATAGGACAGATACGATGAACTTCCCTTACAACTTAAACAATCCAGCAAAAAGCTATTCATTGCCAAATCAGTACAAAGAGATTTCTGGCTTATCACCTCTAGAGAGCAACAACTCCCTGGCTTTTGTACAAGATGAGGCCGTGCAGATTCACATCTTCGATTTAATTTCTGGAACGGTTACAGAGCACATCAAGCATGATAATGGCGATTCAGAAGACATTGTTATTGCAGGGAATACGGCCTATTTACTAAAAGCCGGAAAGCACCCTGCAATCTACAAAGTTACTGACTTTACCTGCAACAATGCTCATTACGAACATTACCGTCTGGATCTAGACAAGGATCAAGACCCGGAAGGTTTATGCCATGACGTCGAAAGAAATCGCCTGTTAATTGCTTGCAAAGGCTCGCCAAAGAAAAATGATCGAACGCGAAGCGTTTATGCCTTTGACCTCCAATCAATGCAGATGGATCATTCACCTGTGTTCGCAATCAATAGTCAGGATTTCCTAAATGACTCAGAAGACACGTTCAACCCTTCCGGCATCGCAATTCACCCTCAATCTAATGATCTCTACATCATTGGCTCCAAAGGGGAAAAATTGATCGTTTGCTATACCTTAAAGGGACATTTCAAAGGGGCCTGGAGATTGGACAAGAGTCAGATCATTCAGCCCGAAGGAATTGCATTGATGCAATCTGGAGAGCTAGTGATTTCAAGTGAAGGGAAAAAGGGCAAGAAGGCCAAGATATTGATCTTTTCCAATCACAATAATCTCGAATGACCATCATCAGCTCCCTTCACCCCTGCATGATCAATGACTTCCAGAGCATCTAAGACAGTCTCCACGCCAGGCCATCAAAAAACAAAAGCAATAGGCAGAAAGTGACAATCTTCATTCGAAATCAATGGTTCAATTTAAGCGCATTGCTCCTTCTTTTGATCACAGCTCTCTCGTTATATCCCCTTGACCATCTGCCCGAAGCTCCTGGATCAGATAAAACGCACCATTTCATTGCCTACGCAGCTCTTGGCTTTCCAACCGCACTGAGAAAACCCAAGCGATGGCGAACCATAATCCTCTGTTTTGCACTTTATAGTGGCCTCATCGAACTCATCCAACCCCAAGCTAATCGCCATGGGGAATGGATCGATTTCCTAGCAAATGGTTGCGGACTTTTGATTGGCGTTGCGTTGGCATATGCAACCAATCAACTTGAAAAACACAAAACAGGCAAGTACTAACTTGCTGCCACAACTTGCGAAAGAATAGCTTTACTTTCATCAACCATCTTTCAAGCCAATCAAACGCTCTGCAGCATCACATCAAAGGAGGTCAAGACAACCCATAACAGAAGACTTCGTTCCATCGCCGCAACAAGTGCGGCCCATACTCATCACCCGGGGGGCGAGAAGCGCATGCTCAGATCCAACCAGGAGCTCCGCGTCATCGGCGCACTGGTGGAAATCAAATCCACCCCCGTTGTGGCGTAGAGCTTCAAGTGGGCAGGGTTGACCCCAGACGCTTCCAGCACAATGGATGCCCGAGCAGGGCGCGCTTCTGCCTG
The window above is part of the Synechococcus sp. WH 8020 genome. Proteins encoded here:
- a CDS encoding VanZ family protein, encoding MTIFIRNQWFNLSALLLLLITALSLYPLDHLPEAPGSDKTHHFIAYAALGFPTALRKPKRWRTIILCFALYSGLIELIQPQANRHGEWIDFLANGCGLLIGVALAYATNQLEKHKTGKY
- a CDS encoding SdiA-regulated domain-containing protein, encoding MNFPYNLNNPAKSYSLPNQYKEISGLSPLESNNSLAFVQDEAVQIHIFDLISGTVTEHIKHDNGDSEDIVIAGNTAYLLKAGKHPAIYKVTDFTCNNAHYEHYRLDLDKDQDPEGLCHDVERNRLLIACKGSPKKNDRTRSVYAFDLQSMQMDHSPVFAINSQDFLNDSEDTFNPSGIAIHPQSNDLYIIGSKGEKLIVCYTLKGHFKGAWRLDKSQIIQPEGIALMQSGELVISSEGKKGKKAKILIFSNHNNLE
- a CDS encoding vanadium-dependent haloperoxidase, yielding MTEQRKLTAQRVREDANALAAGRVQPQHQANGDEQRYESASYPMSFTKGLDHNTTTGLVEQSGDFEAFRSAIDNGFAEDFTRQVPVPHAEPRRKWEAPTAGTVYELQGPDPQAVTIPPAPALCSDELTFEIAEVYELALLRDLPFNAFVAGGGSAALADSTARLNNLAYAQDGFNSRPRKTNSSKQLDAQTVFRGSSPGVERGPYLSQFMLIGNASPSEGITPDQGFINFGAQRIDQRVLEARQQDDYMMKWDDWHRVEQGYEVRGDRFDPCKSSGPGQAFTGQRRFIHTPRDLATYVHVDALYQAYLNACLLLLGNGTPFDPGFDLLSGGGEGLLHDPASGQKVPLNAGGFALWGGPHVLSLVTEVATRGLKAVRYQKFNNHLRLRPEALAARIEKAQEIESRFPEICGCFSEMASDLQQTVDLIRNHNQSLAGDATALLPMAFAEGSPMHPAYGAGHATVAGACVTILKAFFNTSALFVKINDLAGFYSKQHILDRLKCGDSVEAGAYQVTDCGKRLEFERCGSFHLIEGKDATFKPDGTTNKSCCPLTLEGELNKLAANISIGRNMAGVHYFSDYYDSLRMGEEIAIGILEEQALCYKTDPFVLSVPTFDGDVRRIGQR
- a CDS encoding DUF4334 domain-containing protein; translated protein: MNVRERLKAGRATTKDALELFDVLKPVDVDFMLGNWKGEGFHTNHPMDGLLETYHWHGKRFESLEDVHPLVFSTRRGGVANVNPGLMGSALNLPMPKSAIVGRIFQALLPFLTTSQSRARLRMTAYRGKSSATMIYDQLPINDVFRKIDRNTVFGVMDLKGMKLPFFFILQREQGSEHFLRSERP
- a CDS encoding mechanosensitive ion channel family protein, whose product is MGVFPSVFLVFSFDAVSALIVPFLFKLVGAAALWVVGGWLIGLALRLLRRFFRQGTLDSTLVNYLLSIIGVVLRVVLIVAILGFFGVETTSFAALLAGAGIAIGAAWSGMLGNFAAGVFLQLFRPISVGDYIDGGGVEGTVNEVGMFVTSITSIDNVVNIVGNAKLFGDTIKNYSATPYRRVDLVAQLDNSADVARAITLLKEGIQKVPNQASEIEAEVEVLEFSERGPRLAVRPYAHISHYWQVYFDANRMIVEVLGQAGFPVPRIPVAMQKTSLN